A genomic region of Bactrocera dorsalis isolate Fly_Bdor chromosome 3, ASM2337382v1, whole genome shotgun sequence contains the following coding sequences:
- the LOC105229002 gene encoding WASH complex subunit 2 isoform X1 — MEENAKADKVISQATQWSFEGDCSLLAWMQELSQHIEQRATTTNDALQQLNKNVKRTAIALDNAANSLTALQYTQFVESRCHDDDETQTTTKEIEAVAAATSSAKTKSQKEVLETFMQKNLQMLHNCHEKYALDFEDSDEDDNTNTNNYIYQPKNPYNDALLPHIYGSKLWKEHWHVGLCDGSNEYSGDEASDAFSESSSSSAADNESYESNTANLSEWASSTSIPIQHKHPAMMVAQKEHALPAAAAVRNKHLPSTQHMQSNDDSDTCSTTSRSTTTNPPVRIREHDLFAALRHDTPITSTSTSSSPQQHIVATTQAQRTAAPQSSTIAPFFDVTPPTDIFADAAAQPQPSSRAENQAIQPKSADAQIKRKPVNLFDDDDFNSFMTEVVDKAQTKAPPERNQAPQMPVPASRSLPSRSVDDLPPARTVDLFAEQPSIKTPATNRATAPIEIEKPKETTTRKPVNLFDSPEGSPQNDALFTSNNKTFERSFEKPKDEKVPAVAKPSITAKSLFDDDDDDDDFLNVFGAKKLNLPQRSTGKTLLFDDDNEDVTRPPTNTRTTSNLFDDTPTADDFTPTTEIFKQNNNKTSDSYTANGSDSSATARTVDKALTNTTTTTNATSTNTISKSQHTLPAKPASKPFSANLFADDENDDLDELFSKKSTKQQPAKTVNNEPSEKVAITKPISNVTAPQKKSLFGDDLVDDDDDLFGKPSNHSIPPSKASLRVENRTGASLKSATLFGDDFDDDDLFAVKPVQKVNTSTAVSKDKPKTVSIEDETTPVFMKQKEDKSSNQQSAEVALKGAVKNVSAQKSLFEEDDLENANDIFNTAKKNTFAGVEKVKEDSNDASNEVKADSGAIEPTLFASISEEESAELKPPAINGLLSEGEENISKSTQKTPIADVTTEQKVDNDENIVASAEEIFDNLKTNLAETEDTTVDTMSTTQKSTPNKEEIKEAETFSANWKHDENNAENKLDPISEHTIEHTEEPVTSQHITEPIAEVADTMQDRENTAGQQQKYASIFLDEPPDDDDFFTTLSNNTKPLSVSKLTLDLESDFYEPALPQVPNSARTTTTAATTNTQAGASDYGGLRLFSEIPPDDDDDDEDDNNFNSAKNSKPTADNGAGVNQRLHSVFYDDFSETLEAVQQIKENKIAVHALFDDEPPPDEEPFAIRTVETPTNVVEIKAAKADTEISEVEQEKAYMGAETSKDVTDRAVPKLEDSAIPPAPEKLRAPAGKLQMPKIKINVQALLPGGGGRPSFKKSPTTPTVSTHTPTTSEISLPPPAAELSKAPTSASLKSTISTESANESLLPSVCKTRVRAPAGRRPSTRRARQENYRQSLIAEQSDHLVEDASSEAASSSSRITRKPTNQNESESRTVPSTSSSVVKAPASINIPKPTNLFPDEDADSDDYDTLFKPAQTTRTQTNNNAQQALHTKTANVLSEPGPSPQTNPTQAATKSKVDFVESDGDDDDDLFKSVRIAPTSAALSPVNNIKAAIITTTTQSVPPTIAAAKSLFGNTPSEDSDDDLFKSNKSPLNTAARTNTKAPSPLTTTATAAASASRTAVEPKLKAERKLDSIFGSDDEDDDFLSQLKPKKKATASLLTASAGSAAKPSSSVGAGLFSDIESDEDDLFGAKSKTKQTTGKTKAATTTLASASNKQKPITTKQQPLDKQKTLADNPLADLLNP; from the exons atggaAGAAAACGCAAAAGCTGACAAAGTTATATCACAGGCAACACAATGGAGTTTCGAAGGCGATTGCTCCTTGCTTGCCTGGATGCAAGAGCTTTCACAG CATATAGAACAAAGAGCCACTACAACCAATGATGCACTGCagcaattaaacaaaaatgttaaacgCACTGCAATAGCGTTGGATAATGCGGCTAATAGTTTAACAGCACTACAATATACGCAATTTGTGGAAAGTCGCTGCCATGATGACGACGAGACACAAACCACTACAAAAGAGATTGAAGCGGTAGCTGCGGCAACA tcCAGTGCAAAAACCAAGTCGCAAAAAGAGGTGCTGGAAACCTTTATGCAGAAAAATCTACAAATGTTACACAACTGTCATGAAAAGTATGCGCTCGATTTTGAAGACTCTGATGAAGATGACAACACAAACACTAATAA TTACATATATCAACCGAAGAATCCCTATAATGATGCTTTGCTGCCACATATCTACGGTAGtaaattatggaaggaacactgGCATGTAGGACTTTGCGATGGCTCGAACGAGTACTCGGGCGACGAAGCATCGGATGCATTCTCCGAATCCTCCAGTTCCTCAGCTGCCGAtaatgaatcttatgagagcaATACAGCAAATCTCTCCGAATGGGCTTCGAGCACTTCCATACCAATTCAGCATAAACATCCCGCCATGATGGTGGCACAAAAAGAGCATGCATTACCCGCAGCTGCTGCTGTGCGAAACAAGCATTTGCCAAGTACACAACACATGCAGAGCAATGATGACAGCGATACCTGCTCCACAACGTCTCGAAGTACCACAACGAATCCGCCAGTTAGAATCCGCGAGCACGATTTATTTGCTGCTTTACGTCATGATACGCCAATCACCAGCACATCTACTTCGTCATCGCCACAGCAACATATTGTTGCCACAACTCAAGCCCAACGCACCGCAGCGCCTCAATCCTCAACGATAGCACCATTCTTTGATGTCACACCGCCTACAGATATTTTCGCGGATGCGGCTGCGCAGCCACAACCGAGCAGCCGTGCGGAAAATCAAGCTATTCAACCAAAATCAGCTGACGCTCAAATTAAGCGTAAACCTGTGAACTTATTCGATGACGATGATTTCAATTCATTCATGACAGAAGTCGTAGATAAGGCGCAAACGAAAGCTCCACCAGAACGAAACCAAGCACCGCAAATGCCTGTGCCGGCCAGTAGAAGTTTGCCCTCTAGAAGTGTGGACGATTTGCCACCCGCACGTACCGTAGACTTATTTGCCGAACAACCGAGCATTAAAACGCCAGCAACAAATCGAGCAACCGCGCCAATAGAAATTGAGAAACCAAAGGAAACCACAACCCGAAAACCGGTAAATCTGTTCGACAGTCCCGAAGGTAGTCCACAAAATGATGCGCTCTTcacgagcaacaacaaaacgttCGAGCGGAGTTTTGAAAAGCCGAAAGACGAAAAGGTTCCCGCAGTTGCAAAGCCTAGTATCACTGCCAAGTCGCTGTTTGACGATGACGACGACGATGATGACTTCTTAAATGTGTTTGGTGCTAAGAAGTTGAATCTGCCACAGCGCTCGACGGGCAAAACGCTGCTCTTCGATGATGATAATGAGGATGTAACACGCCCACCTACAAATACTCGAACAACAAGCAACCTATTCGATGACACACCAACTGCCGATGATTTCACGCCCACTACGGAAATAtttaagcaaaacaacaacaaaacgagcGATAGCTACACAGCTAACGGTAGTGATAGTAGTGCAACAGCAAGAACTGTAGATAAAGCTTTAAcaaacactacaacaacaacaaatgcaacatcAACGAATACGATTTCGAAATCACAG CACACGCTACCGGCGAAACCCGCTAGTAAGCCCTTCAGCGCTAATCTCTTTGCTGATGACGAAAATGACGATTTAGATGAACTGTTTAGTAAGAAGTCAACAAAGCAACAACCAGCCAAAACTGTTAACAATGAGCCAAGTGAAAAGGTGGCAATCACGAAACCAATCTCAAATGTAACGGCGCCGCAGAAGAAATCACTCTTCGGCGATGACTTGGTAGACGACGATGATGATTTATTCGGTAAGCCTAGCAATCACTCCATCCCACCAAGTAAAGCCTCTCTCCGCGTAGAGAATCGCACGGGCGCTAGTCTCAAAAGCGCAACACTTTTTGGTGATGATTTCGATGATGATGACTTGTTTGCTGTTAAACCGGTCCAGAAAGTAAACACCAGCACTGCAGTTAGTAAAGATAAACCGAAAACTGTTTCTATCGAAGACGAGACGACGCCAGTTTTCATGAAGCAAAAAGAAGACAAGTCTTCCAACCAACAATCAGCGGAAGTGGCACTAAAGGGAGCTGTAAAGAATGTCAGCGCACAGAAATCGTTATTTGAAGAAGATGATTTGGAAAATGCGAATGATATCTTCAATACTGCGAAGAAAAACACGTTTGCCGGTGTGGAGAAGGTCAAGGAAGACAGCAATGATGCTTCAAATGAAGTAAAGGCTGACTCAGGCGCTATTGAACCCACCCTATTTGCTTCCATTTCGGAAGAAGAGAGTGCAGAGTTGAAGCCGCCAGCAATTAATGGACTTCTTAGCGAgggtgaagaaaatataagcaaaagcaCGCAGAAGACACCAATTGCTGACGTCACAACGGAACAAAAAGTCGATAATGATGAAAACATTGTCGCCAGCGCTGAAGAGATTTTCGATAATTTGAAGACGAACTTAGCAGAGACTGAGGATACCACGGTGGACACAATGAGCACTACACAAAAGAGTACACCAAACAAAGAAGAGATTAAAGAAGctgaaacattttcagcaaACTGGAAGCACGATGAGAATAACGCTGAAAATAAGTTGGATCCGATATCGGAGCACACGATAGAGCATACTGAAGAACCCGTAACGTCACAACACATAACGGAACCAATAGCAGAGGTTGCCGATACAATGCAAGACAGAGAGAACACAGCaggccaacaacaaaaatatgcctCCATCTTTCTCGATGAACCACCCGATGATGATGACTTCTTCACAACACTCAGCAATAACACGAAACCGTTATCTGTCTCGAAACTAACGCTCGACTTGGAAAGTGATTTCTATGAACCAGCCTTGCCACAAGTACCGAACTCCGCACgtactacaacaacagcagcgacaACAAACACACAGGCAGGCGCCAGTGATTACGGCGGTCTACGTCTATTTAGCGAAATTCCACCCGAcgacgacgatgatgatgaagatgacaataattttaattctgcCAAAAACTCCAAACCGACCGCCGATAACGGCGCTGGCGTCAATCAGCGTTTGCATAGTGTTTTCTATGACGACTTCTCCGAGACTTTGGAGGCCGTGCAACAAATTAAAGAGAATAAAATAGCGGTGCATGCATTGTTTGATGATGAACCGCCACCGGATGAAGAGCCATTTGCTATTCGAACAGTAGAGACGCCGACAAATGTGGTGGAAATAAAAGCTGCAAAAGCGGATACAGAAATAAGTGAAGTTGAACAAGAAAAGGCGTACATGGGCGCTGAAACCTCGAAAGATGTCACTGATCGTGCAGTGCCAAAGCTGGAAGACTCTGCAATCCCGCCTGCGCCGGAAAAACTGCGCGCTCCCGCTGGCAAACTGCAAATGCCAAAGATCAAGATCAATGTACAAGCACTGCTGCCCGGCGGTGGCGGCAGACCAAGTTTCAAAAAGTCTCCAACCACACCCACGGTCTCCACACATACACCTACGACAAGTGAAATTTCCTTACCGCCTCCAGCTGCTGAGTTGAGCAAAGCTCCCACGAGCGCAAGCTTAAAATCAACGATATCCACTGAATCGGCGAATGAGAGCCTGCTGCCGAGCGTTTGCAAAACTCGCGTGCGTGCGCCAGCCGGCAGGCGACCGTCCACGCGCAGGGCGCGTCAAGAAAACTATCGTCAATCGCTCATCGCGGAGCAGTCGGATCACTTAGTGGAGGATGCCAGTTCGGAAGCTGCGTCCAGCAGCAGCCGGATAACACGAAAGCCAACAAATCaaaatgaaagtgaaagcaGAACTGTACCATCAACGTCAAGCAGCGTTGTCAAGGCACCAGCAAGCATTAATATTCCTAAGCCAACAAACTTATTCCCGGACGAAGACGCTGACTCCGATGACTACGACACACTTTTTAAGCCCGCGCAGACAACCAGAACtcaaaccaacaacaatgccCAGCAGGCGTTGCATACAAAGACAGCGAATGTCTTAAGTGAGCCTGGTCCGTCTCCGCAAACGAATCCCACACAAGCGGCAACAAAAAGTAAAGTGGATTTCGTCGAGAGCGATGGAGACGATGACGACGATCTGTTTAAGAGCGTACGGATCGCGCCCACAAGCGCAGCGTTGAGCCCAGTGAACAACATCAAAGCAGCAATcataacaacaaccacacaaAGCGTACCACcaacaatagcagcagcaaAATCGCTTTTCGGCAACACGCCAAGTGAAGATTCCGATGATGATCTCTTCAAAAGCAACAAATCACCGCTAAACACAGCCGCACGAACAAACACGAAGGCGCCAAGTCcgcttacaacaacagcaaccgcaGCTGCATCAGCAAGCCGTACAGCTGTTGAGCCGAAGCTAAAAGCCGAGCGCAAATTGGACTCGATTTTCGGTAGCGACGATGAGGATGACGATTTTCTATCGCAACTTAAGCCTAAAAAGAAAGCAACAGCGAGCTTGTTAACAGCCAGCGCGGGCAGTGCGGCAAAGCCGTCAAGTTCAGTCGGCGCTGGCCTATTTAGTGATATCGAAAGTGATGAAGACGATCTGTTTGGCGCCAAGAGTAAGACAAAGCAAa CCACGGGTAAGACGAAAGCCGCTACAACAACGTTGGCGTCCGCCAGCAACAAACAAaagccaataacaacaaagcaacagcCGCTCGACAAGCAAAAGACTTTAGCGGATAATCCTTTGGCAGATCTGTTAAATCCATAA
- the LOC105229002 gene encoding WASH complex subunit 2 isoform X2, which yields MEENAKADKVISQATQWSFEGDCSLLAWMQELSQHIEQRATTTNDALQQLNKNVKRTAIALDNAANSLTALQYTQFVESRCHDDDETQTTTKEIEAVAAATSSAKTKSQKEVLETFMQKNLQMLHNCHEKYALDFEDSDEDDNTNTNNYIYQPKNPYNDALLPHIYGSKLWKEHWHVGLCDGSNEYSGDEASDAFSESSSSSAADNESYESNTANLSEWASSTSIPIQHKHPAMMVAQKEHALPAAAAVRNKHLPSTQHMQSNDDSDTCSTTSRSTTTNPPVRIREHDLFAALRHDTPITSTSTSSSPQQHIVATTQAQRTAAPQSSTIAPFFDVTPPTDIFADAAAQPQPSSRAENQAIQPKSADAQIKRKPVNLFDDDDFNSFMTEVVDKAQTKAPPERNQAPQMPVPASRSLPSRSVDDLPPARTVDLFAEQPSIKTPATNRATAPIEIEKPKETTTRKPVNLFDSPEGSPQNDALFTSNNKTFERSFEKPKDEKVPAVAKPSITAKSLFDDDDDDDDFLNVFGAKKLNLPQRSTGKTLLFDDDNEDVTRPPTNTRTTSNLFDDTPTADDFTPTTEIFKQNNNKTSDSYTANGSDSSATARTVDKALTNTTTTTNATSTNTISKSQHTLPAKPASKPFSANLFADDENDDLDELFSKKSTKQQPAKTVNNEPSEKVAITKPISNVTAPQKKSLFGDDLVDDDDDLFGKPSNHSIPPSKASLRVENRTGASLKSATLFGDDFDDDDLFAVKPVQKVNTSTAVSKDKPKTVSIEDETTPVFMKQKEDKSSNQQSAEVALKGAVKNVSAQKSLFEEDDLENANDIFNTAKKNTFAGVEKVKEDSNDASNEVKADSGAIEPTLFASISEEESAELKPPAINGLLSEGEENISKSTQKTPIADVTTEQKVDNDENIVASAEEIFDNLKTNLAETEDTTVDTMSTTQKSTPNKEEIKEAETFSANWKHDENNAENKLDPISEHTIEHTEEPVTSQHITEPIAEVADTMQDRENTAGQQQKYASIFLDEPPDDDDFFTTLSNNTKPLSVSKLTLDLESDFYEPALPQVPNSARTTTTAATTNTQAGASDYGGLRLFSEIPPDDDDDDEDDNNFNSAKNSKPTADNGAGVNQRLHSVFYDDFSETLEAVQQIKENKIAVHALFDDEPPPDEEPFAIRTVETPTNVVEIKAAKADTEISEVEQEKAYMGAETSKDVTDRAVPKLEDSAIPPAPEKLRAPAGKLQMPKIKINVQALLPGGGGRPSFKKSPTTPTVSTHTPTTSEISLPPPAAELSKAPTSASLKSTISTESANESLLPSVCKTRVRAPAGRRPSTRRARQENYRQSLIAEQSDHLVEDASSEAASSSSRITRKPTNQNESESRTVPSTSSSVVKAPASINIPKPTNLFPDEDADSDDYDTLFKPAQTTRTQTNNNAQQALHTKTANVLSEPGPSPQTNPTQAATKSKVDFVESDGDDDDDLFKSVRIAPTSAALSPVNNIKAAIITTTTQSVPPTIAAAKSLFGNTPSEDSDDDLFKSNKSPLNTAARTNTKAPSPLTTTATAAASASRTAVEPKLKAERKLDSIFGSDDEDDDFLSQLKPKKKATASLLTASAGSAAKPSSSVGAGLFSDIESDEDDLFGAKTTGKTKAATTTLASASNKQKPITTKQQPLDKQKTLADNPLADLLNP from the exons atggaAGAAAACGCAAAAGCTGACAAAGTTATATCACAGGCAACACAATGGAGTTTCGAAGGCGATTGCTCCTTGCTTGCCTGGATGCAAGAGCTTTCACAG CATATAGAACAAAGAGCCACTACAACCAATGATGCACTGCagcaattaaacaaaaatgttaaacgCACTGCAATAGCGTTGGATAATGCGGCTAATAGTTTAACAGCACTACAATATACGCAATTTGTGGAAAGTCGCTGCCATGATGACGACGAGACACAAACCACTACAAAAGAGATTGAAGCGGTAGCTGCGGCAACA tcCAGTGCAAAAACCAAGTCGCAAAAAGAGGTGCTGGAAACCTTTATGCAGAAAAATCTACAAATGTTACACAACTGTCATGAAAAGTATGCGCTCGATTTTGAAGACTCTGATGAAGATGACAACACAAACACTAATAA TTACATATATCAACCGAAGAATCCCTATAATGATGCTTTGCTGCCACATATCTACGGTAGtaaattatggaaggaacactgGCATGTAGGACTTTGCGATGGCTCGAACGAGTACTCGGGCGACGAAGCATCGGATGCATTCTCCGAATCCTCCAGTTCCTCAGCTGCCGAtaatgaatcttatgagagcaATACAGCAAATCTCTCCGAATGGGCTTCGAGCACTTCCATACCAATTCAGCATAAACATCCCGCCATGATGGTGGCACAAAAAGAGCATGCATTACCCGCAGCTGCTGCTGTGCGAAACAAGCATTTGCCAAGTACACAACACATGCAGAGCAATGATGACAGCGATACCTGCTCCACAACGTCTCGAAGTACCACAACGAATCCGCCAGTTAGAATCCGCGAGCACGATTTATTTGCTGCTTTACGTCATGATACGCCAATCACCAGCACATCTACTTCGTCATCGCCACAGCAACATATTGTTGCCACAACTCAAGCCCAACGCACCGCAGCGCCTCAATCCTCAACGATAGCACCATTCTTTGATGTCACACCGCCTACAGATATTTTCGCGGATGCGGCTGCGCAGCCACAACCGAGCAGCCGTGCGGAAAATCAAGCTATTCAACCAAAATCAGCTGACGCTCAAATTAAGCGTAAACCTGTGAACTTATTCGATGACGATGATTTCAATTCATTCATGACAGAAGTCGTAGATAAGGCGCAAACGAAAGCTCCACCAGAACGAAACCAAGCACCGCAAATGCCTGTGCCGGCCAGTAGAAGTTTGCCCTCTAGAAGTGTGGACGATTTGCCACCCGCACGTACCGTAGACTTATTTGCCGAACAACCGAGCATTAAAACGCCAGCAACAAATCGAGCAACCGCGCCAATAGAAATTGAGAAACCAAAGGAAACCACAACCCGAAAACCGGTAAATCTGTTCGACAGTCCCGAAGGTAGTCCACAAAATGATGCGCTCTTcacgagcaacaacaaaacgttCGAGCGGAGTTTTGAAAAGCCGAAAGACGAAAAGGTTCCCGCAGTTGCAAAGCCTAGTATCACTGCCAAGTCGCTGTTTGACGATGACGACGACGATGATGACTTCTTAAATGTGTTTGGTGCTAAGAAGTTGAATCTGCCACAGCGCTCGACGGGCAAAACGCTGCTCTTCGATGATGATAATGAGGATGTAACACGCCCACCTACAAATACTCGAACAACAAGCAACCTATTCGATGACACACCAACTGCCGATGATTTCACGCCCACTACGGAAATAtttaagcaaaacaacaacaaaacgagcGATAGCTACACAGCTAACGGTAGTGATAGTAGTGCAACAGCAAGAACTGTAGATAAAGCTTTAAcaaacactacaacaacaacaaatgcaacatcAACGAATACGATTTCGAAATCACAG CACACGCTACCGGCGAAACCCGCTAGTAAGCCCTTCAGCGCTAATCTCTTTGCTGATGACGAAAATGACGATTTAGATGAACTGTTTAGTAAGAAGTCAACAAAGCAACAACCAGCCAAAACTGTTAACAATGAGCCAAGTGAAAAGGTGGCAATCACGAAACCAATCTCAAATGTAACGGCGCCGCAGAAGAAATCACTCTTCGGCGATGACTTGGTAGACGACGATGATGATTTATTCGGTAAGCCTAGCAATCACTCCATCCCACCAAGTAAAGCCTCTCTCCGCGTAGAGAATCGCACGGGCGCTAGTCTCAAAAGCGCAACACTTTTTGGTGATGATTTCGATGATGATGACTTGTTTGCTGTTAAACCGGTCCAGAAAGTAAACACCAGCACTGCAGTTAGTAAAGATAAACCGAAAACTGTTTCTATCGAAGACGAGACGACGCCAGTTTTCATGAAGCAAAAAGAAGACAAGTCTTCCAACCAACAATCAGCGGAAGTGGCACTAAAGGGAGCTGTAAAGAATGTCAGCGCACAGAAATCGTTATTTGAAGAAGATGATTTGGAAAATGCGAATGATATCTTCAATACTGCGAAGAAAAACACGTTTGCCGGTGTGGAGAAGGTCAAGGAAGACAGCAATGATGCTTCAAATGAAGTAAAGGCTGACTCAGGCGCTATTGAACCCACCCTATTTGCTTCCATTTCGGAAGAAGAGAGTGCAGAGTTGAAGCCGCCAGCAATTAATGGACTTCTTAGCGAgggtgaagaaaatataagcaaaagcaCGCAGAAGACACCAATTGCTGACGTCACAACGGAACAAAAAGTCGATAATGATGAAAACATTGTCGCCAGCGCTGAAGAGATTTTCGATAATTTGAAGACGAACTTAGCAGAGACTGAGGATACCACGGTGGACACAATGAGCACTACACAAAAGAGTACACCAAACAAAGAAGAGATTAAAGAAGctgaaacattttcagcaaACTGGAAGCACGATGAGAATAACGCTGAAAATAAGTTGGATCCGATATCGGAGCACACGATAGAGCATACTGAAGAACCCGTAACGTCACAACACATAACGGAACCAATAGCAGAGGTTGCCGATACAATGCAAGACAGAGAGAACACAGCaggccaacaacaaaaatatgcctCCATCTTTCTCGATGAACCACCCGATGATGATGACTTCTTCACAACACTCAGCAATAACACGAAACCGTTATCTGTCTCGAAACTAACGCTCGACTTGGAAAGTGATTTCTATGAACCAGCCTTGCCACAAGTACCGAACTCCGCACgtactacaacaacagcagcgacaACAAACACACAGGCAGGCGCCAGTGATTACGGCGGTCTACGTCTATTTAGCGAAATTCCACCCGAcgacgacgatgatgatgaagatgacaataattttaattctgcCAAAAACTCCAAACCGACCGCCGATAACGGCGCTGGCGTCAATCAGCGTTTGCATAGTGTTTTCTATGACGACTTCTCCGAGACTTTGGAGGCCGTGCAACAAATTAAAGAGAATAAAATAGCGGTGCATGCATTGTTTGATGATGAACCGCCACCGGATGAAGAGCCATTTGCTATTCGAACAGTAGAGACGCCGACAAATGTGGTGGAAATAAAAGCTGCAAAAGCGGATACAGAAATAAGTGAAGTTGAACAAGAAAAGGCGTACATGGGCGCTGAAACCTCGAAAGATGTCACTGATCGTGCAGTGCCAAAGCTGGAAGACTCTGCAATCCCGCCTGCGCCGGAAAAACTGCGCGCTCCCGCTGGCAAACTGCAAATGCCAAAGATCAAGATCAATGTACAAGCACTGCTGCCCGGCGGTGGCGGCAGACCAAGTTTCAAAAAGTCTCCAACCACACCCACGGTCTCCACACATACACCTACGACAAGTGAAATTTCCTTACCGCCTCCAGCTGCTGAGTTGAGCAAAGCTCCCACGAGCGCAAGCTTAAAATCAACGATATCCACTGAATCGGCGAATGAGAGCCTGCTGCCGAGCGTTTGCAAAACTCGCGTGCGTGCGCCAGCCGGCAGGCGACCGTCCACGCGCAGGGCGCGTCAAGAAAACTATCGTCAATCGCTCATCGCGGAGCAGTCGGATCACTTAGTGGAGGATGCCAGTTCGGAAGCTGCGTCCAGCAGCAGCCGGATAACACGAAAGCCAACAAATCaaaatgaaagtgaaagcaGAACTGTACCATCAACGTCAAGCAGCGTTGTCAAGGCACCAGCAAGCATTAATATTCCTAAGCCAACAAACTTATTCCCGGACGAAGACGCTGACTCCGATGACTACGACACACTTTTTAAGCCCGCGCAGACAACCAGAACtcaaaccaacaacaatgccCAGCAGGCGTTGCATACAAAGACAGCGAATGTCTTAAGTGAGCCTGGTCCGTCTCCGCAAACGAATCCCACACAAGCGGCAACAAAAAGTAAAGTGGATTTCGTCGAGAGCGATGGAGACGATGACGACGATCTGTTTAAGAGCGTACGGATCGCGCCCACAAGCGCAGCGTTGAGCCCAGTGAACAACATCAAAGCAGCAATcataacaacaaccacacaaAGCGTACCACcaacaatagcagcagcaaAATCGCTTTTCGGCAACACGCCAAGTGAAGATTCCGATGATGATCTCTTCAAAAGCAACAAATCACCGCTAAACACAGCCGCACGAACAAACACGAAGGCGCCAAGTCcgcttacaacaacagcaaccgcaGCTGCATCAGCAAGCCGTACAGCTGTTGAGCCGAAGCTAAAAGCCGAGCGCAAATTGGACTCGATTTTCGGTAGCGACGATGAGGATGACGATTTTCTATCGCAACTTAAGCCTAAAAAGAAAGCAACAGCGAGCTTGTTAACAGCCAGCGCGGGCAGTGCGGCAAAGCCGTCAAGTTCAGTCGGCGCTGGCCTATTTAGTGATATCGAAAGTGATGAAGACGATCTGTTTGGCGCCAAGA CCACGGGTAAGACGAAAGCCGCTACAACAACGTTGGCGTCCGCCAGCAACAAACAAaagccaataacaacaaagcaacagcCGCTCGACAAGCAAAAGACTTTAGCGGATAATCCTTTGGCAGATCTGTTAAATCCATAA